A genomic segment from Alteribacillus bidgolensis encodes:
- a CDS encoding spore germination protein, giving the protein MPSIVLGPFKFNSNDGVINFGDTRNIAPKETSKSISGSGGGNTGDFLLTNNGININNTIDPDVFDQNQTGNV; this is encoded by the coding sequence ATGCCATCGATTGTATTAGGTCCTTTTAAATTTAACTCAAATGATGGAGTTATTAACTTCGGGGATACAAGAAATATAGCCCCTAAAGAAACGTCTAAATCGATTAGCGGATCAGGAGGCGGCAATACAGGAGACTTTCTGCTTACAAACAACGGTATTAATATTAATAATACTATTGATCCCGATGTATTTGATCAAAATCAAACTGGTAATGTGTAA
- a CDS encoding Hsp20/alpha crystallin family protein codes for MDNYFVEWEKAFKKFFQDEFWNDFNHFFAENALQPQVNLYESKDQILCIILWPLLKTMEDVDIKVYNRALEVSGRIKFEYKGFRLIQQEIFQGDVKRKIELPYPVRQDNMESSYDRGLLKIRLDYLSNQKHKKNINVIE; via the coding sequence ATGGACAACTATTTCGTTGAATGGGAAAAAGCCTTTAAAAAATTTTTTCAGGATGAATTTTGGAATGATTTTAATCACTTTTTTGCCGAAAATGCATTACAACCACAAGTAAACCTATACGAATCCAAAGACCAGATATTGTGCATTATACTCTGGCCGCTTTTAAAAACGATGGAAGATGTCGACATAAAAGTTTATAATCGTGCCCTAGAAGTAAGCGGAAGGATTAAATTTGAGTATAAAGGGTTTCGTCTCATTCAACAAGAAATATTTCAAGGAGATGTTAAACGGAAAATTGAATTGCCTTATCCGGTTCGACAGGATAACATGGAATCGTCATATGACCGAGGACTTTTAAAAATACGTTTAGATTACTTATCAAATCAAAAACATAAGAAGAACATTAACGTTATTGAGTGA
- a CDS encoding YjcZ family sporulation protein: MSHGGYGYGGGFALIVVLFILLIIVGAAWGYGYGY, encoded by the coding sequence ATGTCTCATGGTGGGTATGGATACGGAGGCGGTTTTGCGTTAATCGTCGTTCTGTTTATCTTACTAATTATTGTTGGAGCTGCTTGGGGATATGGATACGGTTATTAA
- a CDS encoding glycerophosphodiester phosphodiesterase — protein MNDNSIYPIVLLLFILTVITAPSMQRKAPIIIAHRGASFYAPENTMAAFDQAIKMKADMLEMDIQVTKDGKLVILHDFTVDRTTNGSGNIYELTFKEIKNLDAGSWFHPDFKSEPIPTLEETLDLYYNKAKFLIDVKHTSYPGIVHKCSSLLKKKIAQGMEPSTFVIQSFDSSFLKKLKKQLPVVETGLLIPSHSMNSYQWIKKNIPYVNYINPPVTVINQEIIDQFQRHSLKTFPWGINDPITLRHVFGYTIDGIVVNDPLLIQKTVEHKSSNYESPPSLNHNDFFAKMDRFLSEINIKKCLYNLNEILEQLGHGP, from the coding sequence ATGAATGACAATTCCATATATCCCATTGTATTATTACTCTTCATTCTAACCGTGATCACAGCTCCTTCTATGCAACGGAAAGCTCCTATTATTATTGCACATCGCGGGGCTTCTTTTTATGCTCCGGAGAACACCATGGCAGCTTTTGATCAAGCCATAAAAATGAAAGCTGATATGTTAGAGATGGATATCCAAGTAACTAAAGATGGAAAATTGGTTATCCTTCATGATTTCACGGTGGATCGAACGACAAATGGGTCAGGTAATATTTATGAACTTACTTTCAAAGAGATAAAAAACCTTGATGCAGGCAGTTGGTTTCATCCTGATTTTAAATCAGAACCCATTCCTACTTTAGAAGAAACGTTAGATCTTTACTATAATAAAGCGAAATTTTTAATTGATGTAAAACACACTAGTTATCCAGGGATAGTTCATAAATGCTCCTCTTTATTAAAGAAAAAGATTGCACAAGGCATGGAACCTTCGACATTTGTGATACAGTCATTCGATTCTTCTTTTTTAAAAAAATTAAAGAAGCAGCTTCCTGTAGTAGAAACAGGCTTGTTGATTCCCTCTCATTCGATGAACAGTTATCAGTGGATAAAAAAGAATATTCCTTATGTAAATTACATTAATCCACCTGTTACCGTAATTAATCAGGAAATAATAGACCAATTCCAACGACACAGCCTAAAAACTTTTCCTTGGGGGATAAACGATCCTATAACTTTACGACATGTCTTTGGTTATACAATTGACGGAATTGTTGTGAACGATCCATTATTAATTCAAAAAACAGTTGAACATAAATCATCAAATTATGAAAGTCCCCCTTCATTAAACCACAATGACTTCTTTGCAAAAATGGATCGTTTTTTATCAGAAATAAATATAAAAAAATGTTTATACAACTTAAATGAAATCCTAGAACAATTAGGACATGGACCATAG
- a CDS encoding glutaredoxin family protein — protein MILYTLPGCEKCKKVKEYLTEKEIPFSEINILTNKEVIKTIQQNMEEVYAPILYYKNQYYDGCEVFRWRFLNEIND, from the coding sequence ATGATTTTATATACCCTGCCTGGTTGTGAAAAATGTAAGAAAGTTAAGGAATATTTGACAGAAAAAGAAATACCATTTTCCGAAATTAATATATTAACAAATAAAGAAGTAATCAAAACCATTCAACAGAATATGGAAGAAGTATATGCTCCGATTTTATACTATAAAAATCAGTATTATGACGGGTGTGAGGTTTTTCGTTGGAGATTTTTAAATGAAATCAATGACTAA
- a CDS encoding Crp/Fnr family transcriptional regulator — MDKLTLLSQINLLDEMPMEELQIIDEMSNMEPVKKGTLIVSPHQPIKSLVFLKKGQVRLYRINSEGKQFTVDVLVEGNIFGETSSFSLTDDEIFIEAMTDSNLCIMRKEEFEHFIEQNPKIALKFINILSNRLKDIYDMSEKIALGDVKYRILYLLLKLSEKTGKRNKEWQTIEMKLTHADIATMVGSTRETVSTLIGKLIKEGVIKKSFRKMAVHAKKAKEILEQKG, encoded by the coding sequence ATGGATAAGTTAACGTTGTTATCTCAAATAAATTTATTAGATGAAATGCCGATGGAGGAATTACAAATCATTGATGAGATGAGTAATATGGAACCTGTAAAAAAAGGAACACTTATCGTGTCCCCTCACCAACCGATAAAATCGTTAGTTTTTCTTAAAAAAGGTCAGGTTCGTTTGTATCGAATTAATTCCGAAGGAAAGCAATTTACAGTTGATGTTTTAGTTGAAGGGAATATTTTTGGAGAAACCTCTTCGTTTAGTTTGACGGATGACGAAATATTTATAGAAGCGATGACAGACAGCAATTTATGTATTATGAGAAAGGAAGAATTTGAGCATTTTATAGAGCAAAATCCAAAAATTGCCTTAAAATTTATTAATATTTTATCTAACCGATTGAAAGATATTTATGACATGAGTGAAAAAATCGCTTTGGGAGATGTGAAGTACCGAATCTTATATTTATTACTTAAATTAAGTGAGAAAACAGGAAAAAGAAACAAAGAATGGCAAACCATTGAAATGAAGTTAACTCATGCTGATATTGCTACAATGGTTGGATCAACGAGAGAAACGGTAAGTACCCTTATAGGGAAATTGATAAAAGAAGGAGTTATTAAAAAAAGTTTTCGGAAAATGGCTGTCCATGCTAAAAAAGCGAAAGAAATCTTAGAACAGAAAGGATAA
- a CDS encoding MarR family winged helix-turn-helix transcriptional regulator, whose translation MNKSYFPILICLIRGLSKVMEADLNKSAKKLDLTITELNFLWTIFYEEEPTVSRIAELTILDSSTVTQVLSRLKKKQLVSIYKKGEDSRFSYVKLTNKGNKKRELSTTYNEYTLLKFFYKELDNPEERKKMEITLDYLRKINHYFHGEEFVNWVYSLPKKLEKELEKNDHF comes from the coding sequence TTGAATAAATCTTACTTTCCTATTCTAATTTGTTTGATACGTGGATTAAGTAAAGTGATGGAAGCTGATTTAAATAAATCCGCCAAAAAACTTGATTTAACAATAACCGAATTAAACTTTCTTTGGACAATCTTTTATGAGGAAGAACCTACGGTATCTAGAATTGCGGAGTTAACGATATTAGATTCATCTACCGTCACACAAGTATTAAGTCGATTAAAAAAGAAACAATTGGTTAGTATTTATAAAAAAGGTGAGGACTCGCGCTTTTCCTATGTAAAATTAACTAATAAAGGGAATAAGAAACGGGAATTATCTACTACTTATAATGAATATACCCTTCTTAAATTTTTTTATAAAGAATTGGATAATCCTGAAGAGAGAAAAAAAATGGAAATAACTCTGGATTACCTTCGAAAAATAAACCACTATTTTCATGGTGAAGAGTTTGTAAATTGGGTTTATAGTTTACCAAAAAAATTAGAAAAAGAGTTGGAAAAAAATGATCATTTTTAA
- a CDS encoding YjcZ family sporulation protein, whose translation MSHFAGGFALIVVLFILLIIVGAAAVGHGFY comes from the coding sequence ATGTCACACTTTGCAGGCGGATTTGCGCTAATCGTAGTACTATTTATCCTTTTAATTATCGTTGGAGCAGCAGCGGTTGGCCACGGCTTCTATTAA
- the yjcZ gene encoding sporulation protein YjcZ, which translates to MSFGHGFGHGFGHGFGGFGHGFGHGFGHGFGHGHGGGFALIVVLFVLLIIVGVSFTGHR; encoded by the coding sequence ATGTCATTTGGACACGGTTTTGGTCATGGGTTCGGACATGGTTTTGGTGGATTTGGCCATGGGTTCGGTCATGGATTTGGACACGGTTTTGGGCATGGACACGGGGGCGGATTCGCCTTGATTGTAGTACTATTCGTTTTATTAATTATTGTAGGTGTCAGCTTCACTGGTCACCGTTAA